Proteins from a single region of Larus michahellis chromosome 13, bLarMic1.1, whole genome shotgun sequence:
- the YPEL1 gene encoding protein yippee-like 1, which translates to MVKMTKSKTFQAYLPNCHRTYSCIHCRAHLANHDELISKSFQGSQGRAYLFNSVVNVGCGPAEERVLLTGLHAVADIYCENCKTTLGWKYEHAFESSQKYKEGKFIIELAHMIKDNGWE; encoded by the exons ATggtaaaaatgacaaaatcaaAAACGTTCCAGGCTTACCTGCCAAACTGTCACCGAACCTACAGCTGTATCCACTGCAGAGCCCACCTAGCCAATCATGATGAATTGATCTCCAAG tcctTCCAGGGAAGCCAGGGACGAGCCTACCTCTTTAATTCTGT ggtaaATGTGGGCTGTGGTCCAGCAGAGGAGAGAGTTCTTCTGACAGGTTTACATGCTGTAGCAGATATCTATTGTGAAAACTGTAAAACCACTCTCGGATGGAAATAC gaaCATGCTTTTGAGAGCAGTCAGAAatacaaagaaggaaaatttatCATTGAACTTGCCCACATGATAAAAGACAATGGCTGGGAGTGA